The sequence CGCATGGTGGTCCCCGAAACGCGTTCTGTGATAGCTTCGCCAAAATGGTGGCGGAGCGCTATCTAGATAATTCGTTGGATTTCGACATAGCAGACTGTGCAATAAACTGTTTGTCTTCCTGGGCACGCCTTGAGAAATTTTCGGAATTTTCGTGGGCCATATATAGAGCATTTGACGAAGGTGAATACTTGCACCCTGGGCAACCCCCTGGTACGAATGAAGAGTTGTACACCAGACCTATGCTTCGCAAGGCAATGAGTGAAATTTCATTGAAATCGGGCAGTTAATTTCCACTATCGGCCAAAAGCAGCTATCCGATCAACCTGTGAATCTGGTATATCAATGTCAATTATTCGATGTTCGGAAATACATACAACCGACATAGCAAACCTTATCGGATCAGGAAAGTTATATGAGTAAAGCAAGTGGACTGCGGATACTTAAATTGATCGGATTAATATCGCTCTTGGCGGCCAGTATGCATGCAAGTGCAGGATTCTTTGGCTTCGGTGGCGATAGCTGGAAAGAAGAAGTGCTGCTGCATGACGGACAAAAGCTGATCGTGGAACGGTCCCAAAGCTACGGGGGGCGTCATGAAATTGGTCAGCCATCTCCAGTCAAAGAGGAGTCAATTTCTTTCATCCTGCCTAATACCAATAAATCTATCGTATGGACGGAGGAAATAAACAATGAACCCGGGAGTGCAAGTCTAGGATTGTTGGCGATAGATGTCGTTCATGGTACGCCCTATATGGTCACGGTTCCTGTTGGTTGCACCTCTTTCAATAAATGGGGACGTCCCAATCCGCCTTACGTGATCTTCAAATATGAGGGCCAAGCTTGGGAAAAAATACCGTTGAACGAACTACCTCTGGAAATCAAAGAAGCCAATGTTATTAGCAATGTACAAGATCACGGGCATGAACTTAACTCTCATTCGGGAGTGGTTTCAGCCAGTGAAATCAAGGAAATAAATGGGTTCTATCGTCAGGAAGTATTGCATCTGAAAGTGTTTGTTAGGACGCCATTTGACTCGTTGGATCAAGGATGCCCAGTGCTGGTTCGAATAAAAGGTGGATGGCAATCGGCGGGAGGTGCTAAAGCACCTTTTCCTATTACCACACCTAACTCACCAGATGAGTTTCAACGGCTCATCCCCGTTGTCCCGCCACAGTCTAGCGATGAAAAAAAGAATTGAATGACTGCAATTCTAAAATTTGGCAGATGTATCGCCTATTGGTCAACGCGGCGGTTAGCGCAATGCTTACAGTGAACGACCGCTATCAATATAGCGGCTACTTCCGCTTTGGGTCGAGGCTGTGTAAAAACGCAAAATCATTTCTCAGGTGAGCGCGTTCGTCTTCGATCCAATTTGGAAACGAACCTGCACGTAAAACATTAGCACGGAGCACGGCGACAAAAAAAATATTTAACGGCTGCGAAAGGCCTGCTCAATTAGCAGGAACAATATCTCGTAGAGATGCAAAAAAAGGCCGTCAGGCCCTCATGGCTGCAATCAATCGATGAGTACCCAGTATTGCCATGATCCGTTTCAGATTGTAAGCCAGTACGTGCAAGCTCATTTCAGTACTCACCCGTGGGAGTGACCTGGTCAGGAAGTGCGTTGCACCCATCCATGCCTTGAGCGTGCCAAATGGATGCTCGACGGTCTGCCGGCGTAAGCGGGCAGGATTGGGCCAGACATTTAAGCGCCGCTGCATTCGCTCAAGTACATCCTCATGTTCCCAACGGGCGATACGCCGATTGGTGCCGGTAGTACATTGCGCCTTGATTGGGCATGCCGGGCAGGCAGACGACCAATATTTATGCCACCGCAACCCGTGTTCGATTGTTGTGAAACGCCAGATAGCTCGTTGTCCGGCCGGACACTGGTACTCGTCGCTTTGCGCCAGATAAATGAAATCCGTTTTATCGAAGAGGCCTTGTGCCCGGTTGCCCGAAGTCAGAGGTTTCGGTACCAGCGGCGTCACGCCAAGCTTCTCGCATGCGAGAATTTCCGCTCCGCTGAAATAGCCGCGGTCCGCGACCACAGTCAAATCTTGCTTTCCGATTGCGTTTTGCGCTTGTGCCGCCATCGACGCTAGCTGCGTTCGATCGTGCCCGACATTGGTCACCTCATGCGACACGATCAGATGATTTCTGGTATCGACCGCAGTCTGGACGTTGTAGCCCACCATGCCTGTGCCACGGCCACTCGTGGCCATGGATCTGGCATCCGGATCTGTCAGAGATATTTGCTTATCTGGTGTCTGCTGCAGCTGCTTGTTGATCTCATTGAATCCTTCGATCTGCTTCTTGATGGAGGCAATTTTTTCCTTCAGATGTGAGACGCGGGCCTCAGGCACTAACTCTGGCTGGCGGTCGGCACGATCAAGCTCCTCGAGGTAGCGTGCAATGTTGGCTTCGAGTTGCTCGATTCGTGCCTGAAGCTTCCTGTCGGTGAAGTTCTTGTCGCGATTGTTGACCGCCTTGAATTTACTGCCATCGATGGCGATATCGGCATTGGCAAACAGATCGAGATTGCGACACATCAGAACAAATTGACGACAAACCTTGCTGATCGCTGGCCCGTTGTTCTTGCGGAAGTCGGCAATGGTCTTGAAGTCCGGTGTCAGGCGACTCGTCAACCACATGACCTCGATGTTGCGTTGTGCTTCGCGTTCCAGGCGCCGGCTTGACTGGACACGGTTGAGATAGCCGTAGATATAAATCTTCAGCAGCACGCTGGGATGATAAGACGGCCGTCCGGTCTGCGCTGGCTTCGCGCCACCGAAACCAAGCGATTCAAGATCAAGCGAATCGACAAAGACATCGATGACTCGGACCGGGTTATCTTCACTGACGTAATCCTCGAGCTGCTCTGGTAGCAGGATACTCTGCGTGCGATCCGTTCCCTGGACAAAGCGTTTCATCGAAGCCTCGATCAAATATGCAATGTCGATTTGACGCTTGTATCGAGAAATAGTTTACTAACTGGATGCGTTTTCACACAGCCTCGGTCGTTTACTGCCTGTCGCAACACACATCAGTCAGCTATTTACGAACTGCGTGACGAACAGGACGATGACTCCGGATCAACCTATTTGATTGAAAAATTAGACGTCGATGTGGAATTGCATCTCCATTTGCTCCATTTATGTAACGTGGGTTGATCCGAGATTATACTGGACGCAATATGTGCTGCGCGCATATCAGCCGCCTTGCTAGATAATCACCAACCGCAAAATGAGTCAATTCGGCACACAAATCTACACCCCGCGCGCAGTCATCCATCCACCACGCCTGCCCGCTAAATAGCTCGCTTCCGACTCAAATTTTTGGAAGTGACGCACATAGGAAAAACCAACCGTCTGAGGGCCATAATGCGTCGAAAAAAAGTGACGCAAAATGACGCGCCTGTAGGGGTAAAAATGAGCTCTTGGCGTGGGCGATGAAAAGCTGATTTTAGGTTTGACCTCGGGGAAAAGGTAACCTTGGTAACCTACCCTGTTTTCCGTTTGTAAGCACCTGATTTATATAGGTTTAGGTGGTTACCTTTGAAAGGTAATCTTTCGTAACCTTAAAGGTAACTTATATCTAAGTCATTGATATATATAACTATTATTTTTTATCTATATTACCTTCTATTATGGTAACCATGTTACCCCGATGTTACTCCGAAGTTACCTTTTATCGAAACCTGCAAAGCCTTATGTTGCAAGGCTTTGCGGCCGATTTTCAAAAAAAGTTACCAATGTTACCGTTTTCCCGAGGGGTCCCCTTGAACTAACGAGACAATTAGATCTGCGTTGCTATACTTGGCCGAAATATGAATTTGTTTCGAAATAGCGACAAACCTTCAGCATCTCTGGCCGCACTTTTCAAAATTATTTTCACCATCCCCACTCTTTACAAATTAAATAAGTAACCCATTGATTTTAAACAGAATCAATTTCCTCTCTCCGGCACCAGTTTCACCAAAAAACATGCTTCCGTCTTGATTGCCGATAGAACAAGAGTCGCTTGCTCAATAGACATACTTCTCCTGCCGATAGCGGCCGTCGCGCGTACCGTAGCGGCTGGAACGCAGCTTGACGTCATTGAGCACCACTCCCTGCGATGAGATACCTGCCTGAGCCAGGCGTTTCAAGGCTTCCTTGATCGCTCCCGTGCCGCTGACTTCCGCCCGTGCAATCAATAGAACCGTTGCGGCATGTGCGGCGGCAATCACCGCATCGGAAACCGCCAGCACCGGCGGCGTGTCGATCAGGACGTAATCGTAATTGGCGGAAAGCGATTCAAGCAGCTTGCCGAAATTCTGATGCGACAGCAATTCCGCCGGTTTGAGCGGCAGCTGGCCGGTGGAAATGAAGCTGACGTTTTCCAGCAACTCCTTGTGCAGTACCTGGTCTATGTCCTCGCTGGCCGTGATCAGGTCTGACAGGCCGTTGCCGCGCTCCAGTCCGAAATACTGGTGCAGATAACCCTTGCGTAAATCCGCATCGATCAGCAACACTTTCTTGCCTGCGGCTGCCAGCACGGCGGCAAAATTGGCGGCAACAAAGGATTTCCCCAGGCCAGGCGTGGGGCCGGTAATCAGCACGACATTATTGCGCGACTCCAGCATCGAAAACTGCAAGGCCGTGCGCAGGCCGCGCAAGCCTTCGACCGCCATGTCGGTAGGAAAATTTTGCGCCAGCACGGAAATCGATGGTGCCTTGGCATGTATTTTCTGGAACAGCTGTTCCTGCTTTTTACTACGGGGAATCGACGCGAACACGGTCACGCCCAGCGCCTCTTCGATTTCAAAAGCATCGCTGACGCCGTCGAACACGAGCTTTTTGACGATGGCGCACAGCATGCCCGCAAACAGCCCCAGCGCCATCGACAGCAGCACAATGACAGAACGATGCGGCTTGAGCGGATGCTCAGGCACCAGCGCCGGATCGATGATGCGTACATTGCCGACCTTGCCCGCCTTCACCAGACGCAGCTGCTGCGCCGAATTCAACAAGGCCGTGTACAGATCGGTGTTGACCTTGACGTCGCGGTTGAGGCGAAACAAGTTCTGTTCCAACAACGGCAAACGCTTGATCTGGGCGGAATATTTCTGCAGTTCGTCGTTGATGTCGGCGATCTGGCGGTTGATCCCGATCACCGCCTGATGGTCGCTCGTAAAGCCGATCAGCAAGCTTTCTCTTTTCTGCTTCAGTTCGATCAGCCTGGTCTGCGCCGCCACGTTCTGCTGCAGCATCAGCTTAGATTCCTCGCCCAGATTGATCGTGCTGCTGCTGTTGCGGAATTGGTTGTATTTATTCTCGGACTGTTCCAGCTCTGCCCGCAGCTCCGGCAACTTCTTGTCGAGGAAAGCCAGCGTCTGCTCTGCCTCTTCCGATTTCCTGGCGACATTCTGGCGCACGTAATCGAGGCCGATGCCGTTCAGGGTGCGAGCAATCAGTTCGGGATCATGGCCCTGCAGGCTGATGTTCAAGATGCCGGAACCTTTGCCTTTTTCCACGATGGTCATGGATTTCTGCAGCTCGGCGACAGTCTGCATGCGCGATGCATGGCGCAAGATGAACTTGGCTCCTGGCTTGCCATTCAGTGCAGCGACCTTGAGT comes from Collimonas pratensis and encodes:
- a CDS encoding polysaccharide biosynthesis tyrosine autokinase, which encodes MNAQQHSAADDSSADEFSFVTFLDAISDHRWLVISIFLIASLLGAGYALIAKPVYSTDLLVQVEDSPNTSKNLLGSLSSLSSLVDVKADSAAEIEILRSRTLASQAVDSLRLNVFARARYFPLIGSWIASGQDQLSTPGLFGYGGYAWGAEKIEVARFEIPKSLDDQDFVLTVTAPGHFILRQNAHQIVLEGEVGKELNIAIGEGNIVLKVAALNGKPGAKFILRHASRMQTVAELQKSMTIVEKGKGSGILNISLQGHDPELIARTLNGIGLDYVRQNVARKSEEAEQTLAFLDKKLPELRAELEQSENKYNQFRNSSSTINLGEESKLMLQQNVAAQTRLIELKQKRESLLIGFTSDHQAVIGINRQIADINDELQKYSAQIKRLPLLEQNLFRLNRDVKVNTDLYTALLNSAQQLRLVKAGKVGNVRIIDPALVPEHPLKPHRSVIVLLSMALGLFAGMLCAIVKKLVFDGVSDAFEIEEALGVTVFASIPRSKKQEQLFQKIHAKAPSISVLAQNFPTDMAVEGLRGLRTALQFSMLESRNNVVLITGPTPGLGKSFVAANFAAVLAAAGKKVLLIDADLRKGYLHQYFGLERGNGLSDLITASEDIDQVLHKELLENVSFISTGQLPLKPAELLSHQNFGKLLESLSANYDYVLIDTPPVLAVSDAVIAAAHAATVLLIARAEVSGTGAIKEALKRLAQAGISSQGVVLNDVKLRSSRYGTRDGRYRQEKYVY
- a CDS encoding IS1182 family transposase translates to MKRFVQGTDRTQSILLPEQLEDYVSEDNPVRVIDVFVDSLDLESLGFGGAKPAQTGRPSYHPSVLLKIYIYGYLNRVQSSRRLEREAQRNIEVMWLTSRLTPDFKTIADFRKNNGPAISKVCRQFVLMCRNLDLFANADIAIDGSKFKAVNNRDKNFTDRKLQARIEQLEANIARYLEELDRADRQPELVPEARVSHLKEKIASIKKQIEGFNEINKQLQQTPDKQISLTDPDARSMATSGRGTGMVGYNVQTAVDTRNHLIVSHEVTNVGHDRTQLASMAAQAQNAIGKQDLTVVADRGYFSGAEILACEKLGVTPLVPKPLTSGNRAQGLFDKTDFIYLAQSDEYQCPAGQRAIWRFTTIEHGLRWHKYWSSACPACPIKAQCTTGTNRRIARWEHEDVLERMQRRLNVWPNPARLRRQTVEHPFGTLKAWMGATHFLTRSLPRVSTEMSLHVLAYNLKRIMAILGTHRLIAAMRA